From Barnesiella propionica, one genomic window encodes:
- a CDS encoding DUF6048 family protein produces the protein MKLINKLILITGLLTCTFPAYSQRRVITPVEPGYEQKYITQTAVDSVAPEKEEEKPPKIYPLFNGIMVGVNVFDPVANLCGQKYGNYEIGIEVDLLNRFFPVWEIGIGHAKSTPEDMNFTYLTKGALYNRIGLNYNFKYKSDSPSFFYIGLRYGFSMFSYDINDITMNSPYWEESQVINIPDQKSHAHWLEGLVGLRVQIYKNFFMGWSVRYKYMLSYKKNINSDPWFIPGYGTKGSSLGFTYNLMYRLPIKGKISKAKPEIVGDTKK, from the coding sequence ATGAAATTAATAAATAAGCTCATATTAATTACCGGATTGCTGACGTGCACGTTTCCGGCATATTCCCAACGGCGTGTCATTACTCCGGTGGAACCGGGCTATGAACAGAAGTATATAACACAAACCGCCGTAGATTCAGTCGCTCCTGAAAAGGAAGAAGAAAAGCCCCCTAAAATATACCCGTTATTCAATGGTATAATGGTAGGAGTAAATGTATTTGATCCTGTTGCGAATCTATGCGGGCAAAAATACGGTAACTACGAAATAGGAATAGAGGTGGATCTTCTGAACCGTTTTTTCCCCGTATGGGAAATAGGAATAGGACATGCCAAAAGTACTCCCGAAGACATGAACTTTACTTATCTGACTAAAGGAGCTTTGTATAATCGCATAGGATTAAACTATAATTTTAAATATAAGAGCGATTCTCCCAGCTTTTTTTATATAGGACTCCGCTACGGATTCTCAATGTTTTCTTACGATATCAATGATATCACTATGAATTCTCCATACTGGGAGGAGTCCCAGGTTATCAATATTCCGGACCAGAAATCACATGCACACTGGCTCGAAGGCCTGGTAGGCCTACGGGTACAGATATACAAGAATTTTTTCATGGGATGGTCGGTCCGGTATAAATATATGCTTTCTTACAAGAAGAACATAAATTCCGATCCTTGGTTTATACCCGGATACGGTACCAAAGGTTCCTCCCTGGGTTTTACCTATAACCTCATGTACCGGCTACCCATAAAAGGTAAAATATCCAAAGCAAAACCGGAAATCGTAGGAGATACTAAAAAATAG
- a CDS encoding arsenate reductase family protein has product MKYLFLQYPACDTCRKARKWLDESGITYESRHITENNPTYAELKDWILRSGVPVKKFFNTSGLLYKSMGLKDRLPAMSEEEQIALLSTDGMLVKRPLLINDNRVLIGFRPEEWSELV; this is encoded by the coding sequence ATGAAATATTTGTTTTTACAATATCCTGCGTGCGATACATGTCGTAAAGCCCGTAAATGGCTGGACGAATCCGGAATAACCTATGAAAGTCGCCATATTACCGAAAATAATCCTACATATGCCGAACTCAAGGATTGGATTCTCCGAAGTGGAGTACCCGTTAAAAAGTTTTTTAATACGAGTGGGCTTTTGTATAAGAGTATGGGACTTAAAGATAGATTACCCGCCATGAGCGAAGAAGAACAGATTGCTTTACTGTCTACGGATGGAATGCTGGTTAAGCGTCCGCTATTAATAAATGATAATCGGGTATTGATCGGATTCAGACCGGAGGAATGGAGTGAGTTGGTTTGA
- a CDS encoding aminoacyl-histidine dipeptidase: MDNTLSSLQPQAIWKHFAEICKIPHPSGHLDKITEYIMQFGKSHGLDTYRDEAGNVIIRKPATPGMENRCPVILQGHMDMVPQANGNVKHNFKTDPILPRIDGEWVTAQETTLGADNGIGVSAILAVLESDELKHGPIEALFTYDEETGMYGAIGLKPGELQGKILLNTDSEQDGELYISCAGGIDVNVSFRYKEEPYTPQNEVAYKVILEGLHGGHSGVDIHLGRANANKEMFRFLKEVVSAHEARLAFYEGGTLRNAIPREAVAAVTIPVEEKEDFLKTVDIFADTLKHEYGYIEENLLFRAEEANLPLSLIPEPIQDDLINAVVACPNNVYRMIPESPEVVETSSNLAIVKTSGGAIDISILVRSSSESMKMALASSLESVFSLAGARVEFSGAYPGWEPNLESPVLKLMEEIYPKVLGRKPEVKMMHAGLECGIIGSAYPGLDMISFGPTIKHPHSPNEKVEIKTVADFWKLLVAVLENIPEKK; encoded by the coding sequence ATGGATAATACCTTATCATCGCTTCAGCCTCAGGCTATCTGGAAGCATTTTGCCGAAATTTGCAAGATTCCCCATCCATCGGGACATTTAGATAAAATAACCGAGTATATTATGCAGTTCGGGAAGTCTCACGGGCTTGATACTTATCGGGACGAAGCGGGTAATGTGATTATCCGCAAACCTGCGACACCGGGTATGGAAAACAGATGCCCGGTTATTTTACAAGGGCATATGGATATGGTTCCTCAGGCCAACGGCAATGTAAAACATAATTTTAAAACCGATCCTATACTCCCCCGTATCGACGGAGAATGGGTGACGGCTCAGGAAACTACACTGGGAGCCGATAACGGAATAGGCGTATCGGCTATTCTTGCGGTTCTGGAATCTGATGAATTGAAACATGGTCCTATCGAGGCCTTGTTCACTTATGACGAGGAGACCGGAATGTATGGAGCGATAGGTCTGAAACCGGGAGAACTCCAGGGAAAGATACTGCTCAATACCGATTCTGAACAAGACGGTGAATTATATATTAGCTGTGCTGGCGGTATAGATGTCAATGTAAGCTTTCGCTATAAAGAAGAACCATATACTCCTCAGAATGAGGTTGCCTATAAAGTTATTCTGGAAGGGCTGCACGGAGGTCATTCCGGTGTGGATATTCATCTCGGACGGGCTAATGCCAATAAAGAAATGTTCCGTTTCCTGAAAGAAGTCGTTTCCGCCCATGAAGCACGCCTGGCTTTCTATGAAGGCGGGACATTGCGTAATGCAATACCCCGTGAAGCTGTAGCTGCTGTAACAATTCCTGTTGAGGAAAAAGAAGATTTCCTGAAAACAGTAGATATATTTGCCGATACATTGAAACATGAGTACGGATATATCGAGGAAAATCTTTTGTTCCGTGCCGAGGAAGCCAATCTGCCTCTTTCGCTTATTCCCGAACCTATACAGGACGATCTTATCAATGCTGTTGTGGCATGTCCTAATAATGTGTACCGCATGATTCCGGAGTCTCCGGAAGTAGTAGAGACATCTTCCAATTTGGCTATCGTAAAAACATCCGGAGGGGCTATTGATATCAGTATTTTGGTACGAAGCTCAAGCGAATCGATGAAGATGGCCCTGGCATCTTCGCTGGAAAGTGTCTTTTCTTTAGCCGGAGCGAGAGTCGAATTTTCCGGAGCGTATCCCGGCTGGGAGCCGAATCTTGAATCTCCGGTACTTAAATTGATGGAAGAGATATACCCTAAAGTGTTGGGACGTAAACCCGAAGTCAAAATGATGCATGCGGGATTGGAATGTGGAATAATCGGTTCCGCTTATCCCGGTTTGGATATGATTTCATTCGGACCGACTATTAAGCATCCGCATTCTCCCAATGAGAAAGTAGAGATAAAAACAGTAGCCGATTTCTGGAAATTGCTGGTGGCAGTTCTGGAAAATATCCCTGAGAAAAAGTAA
- a CDS encoding lysylphosphatidylglycerol synthase transmembrane domain-containing protein translates to MKKILSNIVKYVLPLICGVALFWYLYSKLDTKEIFSILKSDINYFWIAVSMVISIFSHIARAFRWRLQLRALGLSPSMRSLVNAIFGTYAMNLVFPRLGEVWRCGYIAHREKSSFSQVFGSMVSDRLTDTLTVLILTISVFFLNMNVFLKFLSDYPSVQQGLVNTVTSPWLYAILLLAIGSVLWLFRKNTTNKWALKVKAMVQNLWTGFSTVLKMKGKFQFLFYTIFIWTCYFLQLYVCFFAFQWTKDLGILVALTLYVLGSLSMGLPVQGGLGPWHLAIIAGLSFYGVGATEAGAFALVVHGSQMVLIVLLGIYTFFSIALDRKKNDLPEKDLVSCEPAE, encoded by the coding sequence TTGAAAAAAATACTCAGTAATATAGTAAAGTACGTCCTGCCTTTGATATGCGGCGTGGCTCTCTTTTGGTATTTATACAGTAAACTCGACACGAAAGAGATTTTTTCTATTCTTAAATCAGATATTAATTATTTTTGGATAGCCGTATCTATGGTTATCAGTATTTTCAGTCATATCGCCAGGGCTTTCCGGTGGCGTTTGCAGTTACGGGCACTGGGGCTATCACCCTCGATGAGAAGCCTTGTAAATGCCATATTCGGCACGTATGCGATGAATTTGGTTTTTCCCAGGTTGGGAGAGGTTTGGCGTTGCGGATATATAGCACATAGAGAGAAATCTTCTTTTTCACAAGTATTCGGTTCGATGGTTTCGGATCGTTTGACCGATACTTTGACGGTACTTATACTTACCATTTCGGTATTTTTCCTTAACATGAACGTATTTCTTAAATTCCTGAGCGATTATCCTTCGGTACAGCAGGGATTGGTCAATACCGTTACGTCACCCTGGTTATATGCTATATTGCTGCTGGCGATAGGTTCTGTTTTATGGCTTTTCCGTAAGAATACGACTAATAAATGGGCTTTAAAAGTAAAAGCTATGGTGCAAAATCTGTGGACAGGTTTCAGTACGGTACTTAAAATGAAAGGTAAATTTCAGTTCTTGTTTTATACTATATTTATCTGGACTTGTTATTTTCTCCAGCTATATGTTTGTTTCTTTGCCTTCCAATGGACAAAAGATCTGGGAATACTGGTTGCCCTTACCTTGTATGTGTTGGGCAGTTTAAGTATGGGCTTGCCCGTACAGGGGGGGCTCGGGCCCTGGCACCTGGCGATTATTGCCGGACTCTCTTTCTACGGAGTGGGAGCTACAGAAGCGGGGGCATTCGCTTTGGTTGTTCACGGTTCACAAATGGTGTTGATCGTATTATTGGGAATATATACCTTTTTCTCCATTGCCTTGGACCGGAAAAAGAACGATTTACCGGAAAAAGATCTGGTTTCCTGTGAACCGGCAGAATAG
- the rsmA gene encoding 16S rRNA (adenine(1518)-N(6)/adenine(1519)-N(6))-dimethyltransferase RsmA — translation MNNVKPKKSLGQHFLRDMDIARSIADTISGYKDIPVLEIGPGMGVLTQFLIEAGHDLTVVELDRESVTYLEEHFPQLKGRIIGEDFLKLKLDQLFPGQFCVIGNYPYNISSQIFFKVIDYRDHIPCCSGMIQKEVAERMAASPGNKTYGILSVLMQAWYDIEYLFTVPEHVFNPPPKVKSAVIKMTRNTTQKLDCDETLFKRVVKTSFNQRRKTLRNSLKPLVGKESEIFGDEIFNKRPEQLSVAQFVELTNRIEKYIPE, via the coding sequence ATAAATAACGTAAAACCCAAAAAATCACTGGGGCAACATTTCCTGAGAGATATGGATATCGCCCGCAGTATAGCCGACACGATAAGCGGGTACAAAGATATTCCTGTACTCGAGATCGGGCCTGGCATGGGTGTTCTTACTCAATTTCTCATTGAAGCCGGACATGACCTTACGGTCGTTGAGTTAGACAGGGAATCGGTAACTTACCTGGAAGAGCATTTTCCCCAACTCAAAGGAAGAATTATCGGAGAAGATTTTCTGAAGTTAAAACTGGACCAACTTTTTCCCGGCCAGTTTTGTGTCATAGGAAATTATCCTTACAACATTTCAAGCCAAATTTTTTTTAAAGTAATAGATTACCGGGATCATATACCCTGCTGCAGTGGTATGATACAAAAAGAAGTAGCGGAACGCATGGCGGCTTCTCCGGGAAACAAAACATACGGTATATTAAGCGTACTCATGCAAGCATGGTATGACATCGAATATTTGTTTACCGTACCCGAACATGTTTTCAATCCGCCTCCGAAAGTCAAATCGGCAGTCATAAAAATGACTCGCAATACCACTCAAAAACTCGATTGCGACGAGACCTTATTTAAACGAGTCGTCAAAACGAGCTTTAACCAGCGACGAAAAACCTTGAGGAACTCGCTTAAACCCTTGGTGGGAAAAGAGAGTGAGATTTTCGGTGATGAAATATTCAACAAACGTCCCGAGCAATTATCGGTCGCTCAATTTGTCGAGCTGACAAACCGAATCGAGAAATACATACCCGAATAG
- the mgtE gene encoding magnesium transporter: protein MEKFTPEYIQNFQQIILNDDKEKAKELLKELHPADIAELYQVLNLDEAEYIYLLLDGEKAADVLMELDDDDRKKMLKQLPNEVIAKQFIDYMDTDDAVDLIREMDEEAQEEILSHIDDVDQAGDIVDLLKYDEDTAGGLMGTEMVVVNENWSMPECLKQMRQQAEHMDEIYYVYVVDDDFRLQGVFPLKKMITHPSVSKIKHVMRKDPVSVKTDTPIDEVALTFEKYDLVAVPVIDSIGRLVGRITVDDIMDEVREQSERDYQLASGLSQDVESDDTIFMQTKARLPWLLIGMFGGITNSVILGNFEAGFITNPAMALFIPLIGGTGGNVGIQSSAIVVQGLANGTLEMKNAGKQLLKELGVALINACMISLLVFVYNWFLLGNVSTTISVSLSLFTVVIFASIFGTLVPMTLERFKIDPAIATGPFITITNDIIGMLIYMSISFALM, encoded by the coding sequence ATGGAAAAATTCACACCGGAATATATCCAGAACTTCCAACAAATCATTCTTAACGACGATAAAGAGAAAGCAAAAGAGCTGCTCAAAGAACTACACCCGGCAGACATTGCCGAGTTATACCAGGTTCTTAATCTCGATGAAGCCGAATACATCTACTTGCTGCTGGACGGAGAAAAGGCCGCGGACGTACTGATGGAACTGGACGACGACGATCGTAAGAAAATGCTGAAACAGCTTCCTAACGAAGTCATTGCCAAGCAGTTTATCGACTATATGGATACGGACGATGCCGTAGACCTGATCCGTGAAATGGACGAGGAGGCTCAGGAAGAGATACTTTCCCATATTGACGACGTAGACCAGGCGGGAGATATCGTAGATCTGTTGAAATATGACGAAGATACGGCCGGCGGTCTTATGGGAACTGAAATGGTTGTCGTAAACGAAAACTGGAGTATGCCCGAATGCCTGAAACAGATGCGGCAGCAAGCCGAACATATGGATGAGATTTATTACGTGTATGTAGTTGACGATGATTTTCGTTTACAAGGCGTATTCCCTTTAAAAAAGATGATTACTCATCCGTCTGTTTCAAAGATCAAGCATGTGATGCGGAAAGATCCTGTTTCGGTAAAAACAGACACTCCTATAGACGAAGTGGCTCTTACGTTCGAAAAATATGATCTTGTAGCCGTTCCTGTAATAGACAGTATAGGCCGGCTGGTAGGAAGAATTACGGTAGACGACATAATGGATGAAGTGCGGGAACAATCGGAAAGGGATTATCAATTAGCTTCCGGTTTGTCTCAGGACGTTGAATCGGACGATACTATTTTCATGCAAACAAAAGCCCGCCTTCCCTGGTTGCTCATAGGTATGTTCGGCGGAATTACAAATTCCGTTATCCTGGGAAACTTCGAAGCCGGTTTTATCACTAACCCTGCCATGGCATTATTTATTCCCTTGATCGGAGGAACCGGAGGTAATGTAGGTATACAATCCTCCGCTATCGTAGTGCAAGGCCTTGCCAACGGTACGCTGGAAATGAAGAATGCAGGAAAACAGTTGCTGAAGGAACTGGGGGTTGCCCTCATCAACGCCTGTATGATCTCATTGCTGGTCTTTGTATATAACTGGTTTCTCCTCGGCAACGTTTCCACTACGATATCGGTATCGCTTTCCCTTTTTACGGTAGTGATATTCGCATCCATATTCGGAACACTCGTGCCTATGACACTGGAACGCTTCAAAATAGATCCGGCAATAGCTACAGGTCCCTTCATAACTATTACCAACGATATTATCGGTATGCTTATCTACATGAGTATCAGTTTCGCACTCATGTAA
- a CDS encoding lysophospholipid acyltransferase family protein, translating to MKQTILDINDIQDIIPALRSKNGEKTIKWLMRVCDLDRINGLYGRNCEKRGADFVDSILNDLGITLRIDNENILHRLPEGAFITVSNHPFGALDGVILIKMLAQQRPDFKVMVNWILNYIQAMSDNFIAVDPISNPDKRSVSMAGIREALKQVRDGHPIGFFPAGAVSKWNHKLQLCDRQWQPNIIRLIQQMKIPVVPIYFHGSNSVMFNILSLISWKLRTFLLPMEVYKKENSEMHISIGEPISWERQKEYKSVEELGSFLKAETYKMRKLK from the coding sequence ATGAAACAAACAATACTTGACATCAACGATATACAGGATATTATTCCGGCACTGAGAAGCAAGAACGGAGAAAAAACCATAAAATGGCTGATGCGCGTATGTGACTTAGACCGCATTAACGGCTTATATGGCCGTAATTGCGAAAAACGGGGAGCCGATTTTGTAGACTCCATTTTAAATGATCTGGGAATAACTTTAAGAATAGATAATGAAAATATCCTTCACCGCTTACCTGAAGGAGCTTTCATTACAGTTTCCAACCATCCTTTCGGTGCACTGGACGGTGTCATACTCATAAAGATGCTTGCCCAGCAACGTCCTGATTTCAAAGTCATGGTAAACTGGATACTGAATTACATACAAGCCATGTCGGATAATTTTATCGCCGTAGACCCCATTTCCAATCCCGACAAAAGGAGCGTATCCATGGCAGGAATCCGGGAAGCTCTGAAACAGGTAAGGGACGGCCATCCTATCGGTTTTTTCCCCGCAGGAGCAGTTTCTAAATGGAATCACAAATTACAACTATGCGACCGGCAATGGCAACCTAATATTATACGGCTTATTCAGCAGATGAAAATTCCGGTGGTACCTATCTATTTTCATGGTAGCAATTCGGTAATGTTCAATATTCTGAGCCTTATCAGTTGGAAATTACGTACCTTTTTGTTACCTATGGAAGTTTATAAAAAAGAAAACAGCGAAATGCATATTTCAATAGGAGAACCTATCTCCTGGGAAAGACAGAAGGAATATAAAAGCGTAGAAGAATTAGGAAGTTTCCTGAAAGCCGAAACTTATAAAATGCGAAAACTGAAATAA
- a CDS encoding sigma-54 interaction domain-containing protein — translation MTTAEIQQVKQRFGIIGNTPGLIRAITRALQIAPTDFSVLITGESGSGKEFFPKIIHTNSQCKHGKYIAVNCGAIPEGTIDSELFGHEKGSFTGAISDRKGYFEEADGGTIFLDEVGELPLTTQARLLRVLESKEFMKVGSSIVKKTNVRIVAATNLNMLKAISEGKFREDLYYRLSTVTIEIPPLRERGDDILLLFRKFSSDFAERYHMPAIQLTEDAKRVLLDYRWPGNVRQLKNIAEQISIFETTRDVNSSVLQTYLPQYASSVPAVLSNKDGGFNDTEREMLYKIIVKLQKEMTELRATVEDMSRKNHSEKVEPCAMFTQETPNLPQAIVPSSVTVPVHSRHFEHVESEIVHPVNDYIEEETPFSLEDTERETIRKALIRNNGKRKKTAEELKISERTLYRKIKEYNLE, via the coding sequence ATGACGACAGCCGAAATACAGCAAGTAAAACAACGTTTCGGAATCATAGGTAATACTCCCGGACTTATACGGGCGATTACCCGAGCACTGCAAATAGCACCTACCGACTTTTCGGTGCTTATCACAGGAGAAAGCGGTTCGGGAAAAGAATTTTTTCCTAAAATTATACACACCAACAGCCAGTGCAAACATGGTAAATATATAGCAGTGAACTGCGGTGCTATTCCGGAAGGAACAATAGATTCCGAATTATTCGGCCATGAAAAAGGTTCGTTTACCGGAGCTATATCCGACCGTAAAGGATATTTCGAAGAAGCAGACGGAGGCACTATATTCCTGGATGAAGTGGGGGAACTCCCTCTTACGACCCAGGCACGATTACTCCGCGTACTGGAAAGTAAAGAATTTATGAAAGTCGGTTCCTCGATCGTTAAAAAAACCAATGTACGTATTGTAGCCGCAACAAACCTGAATATGCTAAAAGCCATATCGGAAGGCAAATTCAGGGAAGACCTATATTACCGTCTCAGTACGGTTACGATAGAAATTCCGCCGTTGCGTGAAAGGGGTGATGACATACTTCTCCTGTTCAGAAAATTCTCCAGTGATTTTGCAGAACGCTACCATATGCCGGCAATCCAACTCACTGAGGACGCAAAACGGGTTTTACTCGATTACCGGTGGCCCGGTAACGTACGTCAATTAAAAAATATAGCTGAACAGATATCTATTTTTGAAACCACCCGGGATGTAAACAGTTCAGTATTGCAGACTTATCTGCCGCAATACGCATCATCGGTTCCTGCCGTACTATCAAACAAAGACGGCGGTTTCAACGATACGGAACGGGAAATGCTCTACAAAATTATTGTAAAACTACAAAAAGAAATGACGGAACTACGGGCCACAGTGGAAGATATGTCCCGGAAGAATCATTCCGAAAAAGTAGAACCTTGCGCAATGTTCACGCAAGAAACACCCAACCTGCCCCAGGCTATTGTTCCCAGCAGTGTCACGGTTCCGGTACACAGCCGGCATTTTGAACATGTAGAGAGCGAAATAGTACATCCTGTCAATGACTATATTGAAGAAGAAACACCTTTCTCACTCGAAGATACTGAACGTGAAACCATACGGAAGGCCCTGATTCGTAATAACGGAAAAAGGAAAAAAACCGCCGAAGAGCTGAAAATATCGGAACGGACGCTGTACCGCAAAATCAAAGAATACAATCTGGAATAA
- a CDS encoding LptE family protein, producing the protein MKKFIAILLVMLSSCTISYKFNGASIDYNKIKTISVSDFPIKAALVYPPLSQVFTDALKNIYIQQTRLNMVKNNGDLQVEGEITRYDLSPQAVTENAYASQTRLTIGVKVRYTNTKEPQFDLDQEFTAYRDFSSTRMLTDVQDELIKEISDELVDLIFNATVANW; encoded by the coding sequence ATGAAAAAATTTATAGCCATCTTACTTGTAATGTTATCATCATGCACCATCTCATATAAATTCAACGGTGCATCGATCGATTACAATAAGATCAAAACTATATCGGTATCGGACTTTCCCATAAAAGCGGCATTAGTATATCCACCGTTATCTCAGGTATTCACCGACGCATTAAAGAATATCTATATTCAGCAGACCCGCCTGAATATGGTAAAAAATAACGGAGACCTCCAGGTCGAAGGAGAGATAACACGGTATGACCTGAGTCCTCAGGCTGTTACAGAAAATGCTTATGCATCCCAAACCAGACTCACCATCGGAGTAAAAGTCCGCTATACCAATACGAAAGAACCTCAATTCGACTTGGATCAGGAATTTACTGCTTACCGGGACTTTTCCAGTACGCGGATGCTAACCGATGTACAGGATGAACTGATCAAAGAGATCAGTGACGAACTTGTCGACCTTATTTTTAATGCAACCGTAGCCAACTGGTAA
- a CDS encoding tetratricopeptide repeat protein, with amino-acid sequence MNGEELRNILQEKNDYKLTEEDIRELIKEYPYFEIPVLLYLKQYGISDHSQWLQRASIYSGNRKTLYRLVCKESHRYDSLYPEKNIPEVTEDKTLSAIDLFLEKYNSGNKEEENTLESLLAPSVDYISLLQSEEKLKTIAETNNEGTENEIDRLISQSENLNIRLSAPQTSNSLKEENRDNSTAEGDESNEDTFLTESLAKIYIKQRRYSKALEIIKKLSLKYPEKNVYFADQIRFLEKLIINIKTK; translated from the coding sequence ATGAACGGAGAAGAATTACGAAATATATTACAAGAAAAAAACGATTATAAACTAACGGAAGAAGATATCCGCGAGCTTATAAAAGAATACCCTTATTTCGAGATTCCCGTTCTTCTTTACCTCAAACAATACGGGATATCCGATCATTCACAATGGCTGCAACGGGCCTCTATATATTCGGGAAACCGGAAAACGCTCTACAGACTTGTTTGTAAAGAGAGCCACCGTTATGATTCGTTATATCCGGAAAAAAATATACCGGAAGTAACGGAAGATAAAACTCTGTCGGCCATTGACTTGTTTCTCGAAAAATACAACTCTGGTAATAAAGAGGAAGAAAATACTCTCGAATCGTTACTCGCCCCTTCGGTCGATTACATATCGTTATTACAGTCGGAAGAAAAACTCAAAACTATAGCCGAAACCAATAATGAAGGAACGGAAAACGAAATAGACCGACTTATTTCACAGTCGGAGAATCTGAACATACGGCTTTCGGCCCCTCAAACTTCTAATTCTCTTAAAGAAGAGAACAGAGATAATAGTACAGCCGAAGGAGATGAAAGCAATGAAGATACATTCCTGACGGAAAGCCTGGCAAAAATTTATATCAAACAACGCCGATATTCCAAAGCTTTGGAAATAATTAAAAAATTAAGTTTGAAATATCCGGAAAAAAATGTTTACTTTGCAGACCAAATAAGATTTTTGGAAAAATTGATTATTAACATAAAAACAAAATAA
- the secG gene encoding preprotein translocase subunit SecG, with protein MSTLITVIILVASILMIGIVLIQKSKGGGLASNFASSNQIMGVRKTNDFVEKATWTLAIVIVVLSISTVFFLPSHNKDINGDSEIKDMVKTEIPVAAPNFETQTAPATTAPAATEAPAENAQ; from the coding sequence ATGTCTACATTAATTACAGTAATAATCCTTGTCGCATCTATATTGATGATTGGCATCGTACTGATTCAGAAATCCAAAGGGGGCGGACTTGCTTCAAATTTCGCTTCATCGAACCAAATCATGGGTGTACGTAAAACCAATGATTTTGTAGAAAAAGCCACATGGACTTTGGCTATAGTTATTGTTGTTTTAAGTATTTCTACCGTTTTCTTTTTGCCGTCCCACAATAAAGATATTAATGGTGATTCGGAAATTAAAGATATGGTAAAAACAGAAATTCCTGTAGCAGCTCCAAACTTTGAAACTCAAACTGCTCCGGCCACTACTGCTCCGGCAGCAACTGAAGCACCTGCAGAAAACGCTCAGTAA
- the recA gene encoding recombinase RecA, producing the protein MSEKQTEITEEKAAGRVPVPNEKLKALQAAMEKIEKNYGRGAIMKLGDDHVEEVAVIPTGSIGLNAALGVGGFPRGRVIEIYGPESSGKTTLAIHAIAEAQKAGGIAAIIDAEHAFDRFYAEKLGVDVENLWISQPDSGEQALEIAEQLIRSSAVDIVVIDSVAALTPKAELEGDMGDSKMGLQARLMSQALRKLTATISKTNTTCIFINQLRDKLGVMFGNPETTTGGNALKFYASVRIDIRRIGQIKDGDEVTGNQTRVKVVKNKVAPPFRKAEFDIMFGEGISRSGEIIDLGVEKGIVKKSGSWFSYGDTKLGQGRDAAKKCINDNPELADELEALIMEALASVK; encoded by the coding sequence ATGTCAGAAAAACAAACTGAAATTACAGAGGAAAAAGCCGCTGGCCGAGTACCTGTGCCGAATGAAAAGCTCAAAGCGCTGCAAGCCGCTATGGAGAAAATCGAAAAGAATTACGGGCGTGGAGCTATCATGAAACTGGGAGATGACCACGTAGAAGAAGTAGCAGTGATTCCTACCGGATCTATAGGGTTGAATGCAGCCTTAGGAGTAGGAGGTTTTCCGAGAGGGCGCGTAATTGAGATATATGGTCCGGAATCATCCGGTAAAACGACATTAGCTATCCATGCTATTGCAGAAGCCCAAAAGGCAGGCGGTATAGCTGCCATTATCGATGCTGAGCATGCTTTTGACCGATTCTATGCCGAGAAATTGGGGGTCGATGTGGAGAATCTATGGATTTCCCAGCCCGATAGCGGGGAACAAGCTCTGGAAATAGCAGAACAATTGATTCGTTCTTCCGCAGTCGATATTGTCGTGATAGATTCGGTTGCTGCCCTTACGCCGAAAGCAGAGCTTGAAGGCGACATGGGAGATTCTAAAATGGGGTTACAGGCGCGTTTGATGTCCCAGGCTTTACGGAAACTTACGGCTACAATCAGCAAGACCAATACTACCTGTATATTTATTAATCAGTTGCGCGATAAATTGGGAGTTATGTTCGGTAATCCCGAAACCACGACAGGAGGTAACGCCTTAAAGTTCTATGCATCGGTACGTATTGATATACGCCGTATAGGGCAAATAAAAGATGGCGATGAAGTTACTGGTAATCAAACCCGGGTGAAAGTAGTGAAAAATAAAGTTGCACCTCCGTTCCGCAAAGCAGAATTCGATATTATGTTCGGGGAAGGTATTTCCCGGTCAGGTGAAATAATAGACCTGGGAGTGGAAAAGGGAATTGTTAAGAAAAGCGGTTCATGGTTCAGTTACGGAGATACTAAGCTGGGGCAAGGACGTGATGCCGCTAAAAAATGTATAAATGATAACCCTGAATTGGCCGATGAACTGGAGGCACTTATCATGGAAGCACTGGCATCTGTAAAATAA